Within Phycisphaerales bacterium, the genomic segment GGACAGCATGGCGCCACAGGTGCGGCTTTCCGACTGCAGGTGTATTTTTCGGCCCCGCGGGGCTGGCCCCCGTCACCGTCTTGTGTGGTATGGAAGTCTCGGAGCACACCATGCGAGCGCTGGTTCTGACTGGTGCCCCACCTGCATCCCTTGCATTCGTGCAGAATTATCCGGACCCTGTTCCTGGTGCGAAAGAAGTCCTCGTACGTGTCGACCTGGCCGGTGTTTGCGCCACCGATCTGGAGCTCGCGCGCGGATACATGAGCTATACCGGTGTGCTCGGCCACGAGTTCGTGGGTACTGTCCTCCAGGGGGCACCGGAGCTGCATCACCGGCGCGTGGTCGGAGAAATCAACTGCCCTTGCGGGCAGTGTACCATCTGCCGTTCAGGTGCTGGCAGGCATTGTCCGAGCCGGACAGTCCTTGGTATCTCCGGCCGTGATGGTGCCTTTGCCGAACACCTTTGCATCCCGGCCGCCAACTGCCACATCGTCCCCGCGGATTTGCCCGATGAAGCTGCCGTCTTTGTCGAACCCCTCGCGGCCGCGGCCCATGTGCTCGACGCGGTGCATCTCGACGCCGACACGCGGGTCACGGTGGTCGGGTCCGGGCGCCTCGGGCTGTTGGTGGCTTTTGTACTCCAACGGACCGCCTGCCGGCTCCGCGTCGCAGGTCGCAACCCGAGGACCTTGAGCTTGTGTCGCCGCCGCGAAATCGAAGCCGTAGCGGTCGCAGATCTGCCCATCTCCGCGGATCAGGATGTGGTGGTGGACTGCACGG encodes:
- a CDS encoding alcohol dehydrogenase catalytic domain-containing protein is translated as MRALVLTGAPPASLAFVQNYPDPVPGAKEVLVRVDLAGVCATDLELARGYMSYTGVLGHEFVGTVLQGAPELHHRRVVGEINCPCGQCTICRSGAGRHCPSRTVLGISGRDGAFAEHLCIPAANCHIVPADLPDEAAVFVEPLAAAAHVLDAVHLDADTRVTVVGSGRLGLLVAFVLQRTACRLRVAGRNPRTLSLCRRREIEAVAVADLPISADQDVVVDCTGSPDGLRLALALCRPLGTIVLKSTYAEPAALDLAPLVIHELRVVGSRCGDFGRALALLAQGDWSLGELITGRYPMSQGAAALTAAAAPEHIKVLICPQE